The Synergistaceae bacterium genome window below encodes:
- the csrA gene encoding carbon storage regulator CsrA, with amino-acid sequence MLVLSRRLNESIQIGEDIQVTVVDVRGDVVRLGISAPQKTQIWRKELWDAIVEENRKAALAAAESSKRTVTAPQLPVSTFSKLSKLKTVRPKKTTKVDKEKTEKADKTDKTDDEE; translated from the coding sequence ATGTTGGTGCTCAGTCGTCGCCTGAACGAGTCGATTCAAATCGGGGAGGACATCCAGGTCACCGTTGTCGACGTGAGAGGCGACGTTGTGCGTCTCGGCATCAGCGCCCCCCAAAAGACACAGATATGGCGCAAGGAGCTATGGGACGCCATCGTGGAGGAAAACAGAAAAGCGGCCCTGGCCGCCGCCGAGTCCTCGAAAAGAACGGTCACCGCGCCGCAGCTGCCTGTGTCCACTTTCTCGAAACTCTCGAAGCTGAAGACGGTGCGCCCCAAAAAAACGACGAAAGTGGATAAAGAAAAAACAGAAAAAGCCGATAAAACTGATAAGACGGATGACGAAGAGTGA